The DNA sequence CGTATCatttatatatgctatatatatatatatgtgtaatcATTATATACCTCTATTATTTGCCTATAACACTCCCAAataattcactatttttttctaTCGTATTGAGGGGGAAAGGCCGAAAGCTAATTTGGGGGtgagcctagctagctagtgggCGCCTGATGTGGAATGAGGCACTGTTGCTGGCATTGTGTTGCACTTGAGGTCCATGATGGTGACTCAACAACTACTTCTTTGGCCAACTAAGACATGAAACTTCTTTCCCGTTTAGGTTTACCTATCAACAACATTTGTAGTTCGAACACTCAACATTGAGCACAAAATGAGCACATGTTTTCTGCACGAAAGTTAAAAGGGTTTGGAATTTggagagagtttttctttttacaagatTTCCCCTTTTATCcaatctttttcatttatttactgggaattttttgcttttctttcttttaaaattgtttcccTATCCTCCCTTAGCTGATCTCATCTTTATTCTACTTTTATGATCGTTCCAAAAAACTGTCCATCTCTCTAGAGCTACTCATGATCTTTTTAACCTAACAATAATATGCACATAGTCTACCTTCACTTGCTCAAGAATAAGCAGGAAATAAagtgaaagaaatgaaaacataatataaCTTTGTTAATATGAATTGCAAATTTCGTCGAAAATGGTTTCCTTAGCCTTCTGTACTGCATTTCAGTTCGATTAGCCCCCATGTGGTGCTCTTTCCCTCGATTATTgttatagaaaatatttgttgattatgtgtctcaaatatgcaaaatcaattcCTACATTTGTTGGTGTAGtcaattattattaacaaaggATACGAGAATAAGAATATACCAGTGTTATCACAACCACTTTTTAGAACCAATCTGTCTCACCTTAGTTTCCCCACAGAAAATTTTCCACTTCGACCTTAGGCCTTCTAGTTAAGTAATAAACCAGTACGTCACTGGTTTATACTGTTGTTTCCCCAATTGCACTCATTGACGTCTTTGTTGCTTCAATAAACCAGTGGAAGATTGCTCTTCCATGATATATTTTGACAGTAACATATCCTGCATATTGGTTGTCTTCCTCCAAAGGCTGGCCTGGATTCATTTGCACTCTGTCTGCTTCTTGTCCTTGACTTCTTGAACTTGAGAGTATAGTGCCTTTATATAAGAAGGGAgtgatcctttttcttttcacaaatGGCTAGTGTCAGATTTTTTGCTGTTGGTGTACTCATATACaggagtatatatattatattgagtaTGAAACAGACTATTGCTACTGGACTGTCTAGTAAATAAATTTCTATGCTTAATTTCCATGTAAATCCGTTAAACATATGCACCAGCTTAATATATAtgactagatatatatataattcatatttttggctgttggattatttttctggttttattCAAATCTGACATACTTAAATGTGGAAgccaaaaaactcaaatttttgGGGGTTTCTGAAATGGTGGATGTGCTAATCATATTTTAAGGCTAGAAATATATTTAGAGTAGTAGAACTTCATGTAAGTTTGCCAGTCTTGGTAATTTCGAAAAGGGTCAAAATCCGATTCTTCAAAAGTGTATGGGTCCAATTGTAATGTTGATCAAATTGCTGTTTTTTGTGCTCTGGGAGTTTTTTTAACCAATTTCCCAGAAACACAAGGTTTTCTTGTGCTGTAAATGAACAAATTTGTTTCCATGAGGTAAAATGATGCTAGAAAATTACTAAGACTAGTCTATTATGCAGCAGATTCAATTTTCCTAAACAAGTCACATGTTTCAATCCAAAACAGTATCCCATATGTAATTAGACTAGTCTTAGTCTTGTCTACTGCACTAATATATTGGACAcccattattattttaatgcattatCTTATTGCAAGGTGAGATTATATTTCTTCTAACTAGCTTCATTTAATTCACGTTTGTTATTATTACATCTCAAGTGGGGCGAAAAAAGGATGGTTTACCATTCCACCATGACCGAGCTATTTGGGGTAGTCTATTTTTGTGTTAGATATGATTCTAACATAAATGAAATGTCGTTTAAATGTAGATGACCAGGTGGGAGACAGTGGCTGAGGTCTGCCCAGAGGCCAAGCAATCCATGCTAGAAGATTTGTGTTGTACTTATGTTGACATCAGTTCATACCACAGCCCAAGAGAGGCTGATCAGGCCAGCTCAGATGATGAAACCCAGCCTCCAAGCCATCCATGGGAGCCTCCATGTGCGAACCCAATTCTGGAGGCCAAGGCTAATAGAGAACCCTCCCCGAGGGGAGAACCAGAGCCTGATAGAGTTCAAAATGGTATAGTTGACATTTGCGGGGTTTTTTAATAAAGACTGAGTTTTATCATTGGTGTGTAAGTATGACTTAAACAAATGAGATCTCTGACTAGACATTATTGTTATTATGTCATACAGGTGAGAACGTCTCGTCTGTGCCTGTAGTAAACCAGGCACAGACGAGACGTGGACGTGGGCCCGCGAAGTGCATCGAATTTGAGAAATTGCGGAAGCATGGAAAAGTGTTCTTAAAGATAAATAATGGAGAAACAACATTGTGCTGTGAGAATGCATCCATGTTTATAACACGTGTATCATGGATAGTTAAACATTATTGCAACATGAGCTATCTtagatggagtgatgtaccccAAGCGCATAAGGATGAGTTAATCGATCGTGTTCGGGTAAGACTTTTATACTTTGATCTTTATGGTTTCACATTACTCGTAGTATAATTCACGAGTGGTCTccctaaattttattatatatgtaggATGATTTTGAATTAGATTGGGAATTAGAGAACCATCAATTCACAGTGACTAAACAACTTCGTAAGCGCTTTAATGCATTCAACCACGAATtgcataagatatatatatatatatatatatatataatatggcaGCCAATGCTAGGACTAGTTTGGTCAGCCCCCTCGTCTGTGTTAAGCTCTGTGGTAGATGGGGTAGCAAGGCCTTCAAGGTATGTATTATAGGTGTTCAATCCAAACCGGACAAGTTGGGTAATAAGTCACGCCTTGATTGGATATTCATTACTCTGTGTAATTTTGCTTTTGTTCATGGTTTTTCATGGCAGAAAATATCAAGTCAAAATCGGGAGAATagaaatatgctgaaaattaacCACACAACAGATCGTAAATCCTTTGTGAGGATTCTAGAATAGAAGGTATAAGGTTTGAAGTAAAGTATTCCCCACACAACACATTTCCCGTTTGTAAGCTCATATCATGGCAACTACACACTCACATAATGTTAATTTTGGCCTAATTTTTGCGAACTGGTATGCTATGCACACATCGTTTCTCTCATATTGCTATGAGATAAGTCTTGTATAGCATTTGCTTGGTTAGTCTATTTATTAGTGATTAAGCTATCCATACCGTATGggaaaatattatatgattGAACATGTTACATATGCACATGCCACACACATGTAGCATGCAAAAATGACGAATTTGGTGGACTTCTACAAGGAAACCCATTGGTCCAAGAAGAATGATAAATTTGTGACACCTACCACCGAAGACGTTTATGTGAGTATTTTCTAGCATAACTAATATTTGCTAAATGCATTGCTAGTTCTATTTATCAGGTTGAATCTTAAAAATGCATTATCAGCACATAATTGTCGTTAATCGGTTCATTATGTCCTATTGCATAAGGATATGGTTGGAAAGCTGGATACTCTAGAACCAGAGAAACAAACTGATGAAATAGCAACGGGTGTCTTCAAAGAGGTACTTGGTCATCGACCAGGTTATGCAAGAGGATTGGGAGAGATGGTGATCCCAGAGTCTACAAGACAACGCTTCATTGgcacgagagagagagtacatagctttgattgaaaaacataagaaagaGGCTGACTCTTCCAAGAGTGAGACGGAGGCAATGACAACAGACATGCGAGTTACCGACCGTATGTTGAGGGCTTTCTTCGCCGCTAACCCGTCCCTCAGTGAGTCTCTTTGAGAGACttagggtgcgtttggatgttgaattgagttgagttgagttgagatgataaaatattcttagaatatttttgtttattattattattattttgggatttgaaaaagttgaattgtttattatattttatatggagatttgaaaaagttataatgatgagttgagatgggtttagcttccaaacgaaaccttagtGAGTATATTTTAGTGGAAAAATATGGGAAGGTTTTTTTGTGGAATTTTTGGATgcatttttggcctaagatggtggattgacaatatatatatatataattatatatatatatccaatggGAGGCTATATGTAAATGTTTTGTGGGAGCACGTTGGGTTGGGAAAAGAGATGTTTTGGCCCAAGATAATATCCTTAAATACGTATGATAATATATACAAACTACATGAGACGATATTAGGTCATATTGGTAATATCAAACATGTAAGTATCTAAGCCACCGCCTTCTTTTTACTTATGATTGGGTGTAGTGGCATGCTTACCAACTTTGGTAACTTGTTGTATAGGCTAATTAATACATGTATGTACATGGTATGAATGGGAGGGGTCACTTGACGCCAGAGCCTAACACGTGACCTGGATTTTTGGAATCTTCTTGGAAAGCTGGACTGTGTGATGAACCGGGGACTAGTATTTGTCTTGTGTTTGACCAAAATGGATCCCAAGCAAAAATTCACGGGAGGCTGACCGAACAGGTGATGTCTTCATTCCCCGTAGCAATTTACTTTTAGTATGGACTTCTATCCAAATACTAtgatcttcttttaatttttatatatgatatacaagtaagaaattttattgatacaaaagtataaattttgaCACTTGGTTTTGGAACTCTTGTGTTTATCTTGTAACCCCAGATGTCAgtctgtaaccacggttttcttccgccataagtgagggtttataaataaaattgggatGGTGTCACTCATGGACAAGTAATTCTTggctcttctttaaaaaaaatgcctaGTTtgtacacaaaaaaattatg is a window from the Juglans regia cultivar Chandler chromosome 7, Walnut 2.0, whole genome shotgun sequence genome containing:
- the LOC109020341 gene encoding uncharacterized protein LOC109020341 isoform X2; the protein is MPRLMPPTLLMCRFNRRPTAATVSSAKMTRWETVAEVCPEAKQSMLEDLCCTYVDISSYHSPREADQASSDDETQPPSHPWEPPCANPILEAKANREPSPRGEPEPDRVQNGENVSSVPVVNQAQTRRGRGPAKCIEFEKLRKHGKVFLKINNGETTLCCENASMFITRVSWIVKHYCNMSYLRWSDVPQAHKDELIDRVRETHWSKKNDKFVTPTTEDVYDMVGKLDTLEPEKQTDEIATGVFKEVLGHRPGYARGLGEMVIPESTRQRFIGTRERVHSFD
- the LOC109020341 gene encoding uncharacterized protein LOC109020341 isoform X6, whose translation is MPRLMPPTLLMCRFNRRPTAATVSSAKMTRWETVAEVCPEAKQSMLEDLCCTYVDISSYHSPREADQASSDDETQPPSHPWEPPCANPILEAKANREPSPRGEPEPDRVQNGENVSSVPVVNQAQTRRGRGPAKCIEFEKLRKHGKVFLKINNGETTLCCENASMFITRVSWIVKHYCNMSYLRWSDVPQAHKDELIDRVRKISSQNRENRNMLKINHTTDRKSFVRILE
- the LOC109020341 gene encoding uncharacterized protein LOC109020341 isoform X3 yields the protein MGCFRKKMTRWETVAEVCPEAKQSMLEDLCCTYVDISSYHSPREADQASSDDETQPPSHPWEPPCANPILEAKANREPSPRGEPEPDRVQNGENVSSVPVVNQAQTRRGRGPAKCIEFEKLRKHGKVFLKINNGETTLCCENASMFITRVSWIVKHYCNMSYLRWSDVPQAHKDELIDRVRHAKMTNLVDFYKETHWSKKNDKFVTPTTEDVYDMVGKLDTLEPEKQTDEIATGVFKEVLGHRPGYARGLGEMVIPESTRQRFIGTRERVHSFD
- the LOC109020341 gene encoding uncharacterized protein LOC109020341 isoform X5, with product MPRLMPPTLLMCRFNRRPTAATVSSAKMTRWETVAEVCPEAKQSMLEDLCCTYVDISSYHSPREADQASSDDETQPPSHPWEPPCANPILEAKANREPSPRGEPEPDRVQNGENVSSVPVVNQAQTRRGRGPAKCIEFEKLRKHGKVFLKINNGETTLCCENASMFITRVSWIVKHYCNMSYLRWSDVPQAHKDELIDRVRDMVGKLDTLEPEKQTDEIATGVFKEVLGHRPGYARGLGEMVIPESTRQRFIGTRERVHSFD
- the LOC109020341 gene encoding uncharacterized protein LOC109020341 isoform X1, which encodes MPRLMPPTLLMCRFNRRPTAATVSSAKMTRWETVAEVCPEAKQSMLEDLCCTYVDISSYHSPREADQASSDDETQPPSHPWEPPCANPILEAKANREPSPRGEPEPDRVQNGENVSSVPVVNQAQTRRGRGPAKCIEFEKLRKHGKVFLKINNGETTLCCENASMFITRVSWIVKHYCNMSYLRWSDVPQAHKDELIDRVRHAKMTNLVDFYKETHWSKKNDKFVTPTTEDVYDMVGKLDTLEPEKQTDEIATGVFKEVLGHRPGYARGLGEMVIPESTRQRFIGTRERVHSFD
- the LOC109020341 gene encoding uncharacterized protein LOC109020341 isoform X4, producing MGCFRKKMTRWETVAEVCPEAKQSMLEDLCCTYVDISSYHSPREADQASSDDETQPPSHPWEPPCANPILEAKANREPSPRGEPEPDRVQNGENVSSVPVVNQAQTRRGRGPAKCIEFEKLRKHGKVFLKINNGETTLCCENASMFITRVSWIVKHYCNMSYLRWSDVPQAHKDELIDRVRETHWSKKNDKFVTPTTEDVYDMVGKLDTLEPEKQTDEIATGVFKEVLGHRPGYARGLGEMVIPESTRQRFIGTRERVHSFD